The sequence below is a genomic window from Halobacteriovorax sp. GB3.
AAGGCTGGAGACGTAAAAGATACTTCTCTTAGAGCTCCATCATCAGTACGTGGTACTGTTATTGATGCAAAAGTTTATACAAGAGAAGGTGTTGAGATTTGTTCAAGATCGAAAGATATTATCGAGCAAGAAACAACACTTATTAGAAGAGATGAAAGAATTGAGATTAAAGCAATTCAAACTTCATCAATTCTAAGAATTGCAGATATGCTTAAAGGTGCTAAGACAACTGATAAGCTTGTATCTGAAGACGGTTCAACTGAACTACTTGCAAAAGGAACTGAAGTTACTTCTGAAGTTCTTGCAGGTATTCCATTTGAACTTATTGGTTACCTTCCACTTGAAGCTGCTCTTGAAGAGCGTCTAAGTGAATACTTTGCTGATATCAGAAACAGAATCAGCAGAGTAAGACAAAAGGCAACTGATGAAATTGCTAAACTTCACAGAGGTGATGAGCTTCCTCCAGGTGTTATTAAGAAAGTTATCGTTTATGTTGCTATTAAGCGTAAGCTTCAACCTGGTGATAAGATGGCCGGACGTCACGGTAACAAAGGTGTTATCTCGAACGTTCTTCCTGTTGAAGATATGCCATACCTCGCTGATGGTTCTCCGGTTGAGATCGTTCTTAACCCACTAGGGGTTCCTTCACGTATGAACATTGGACAGCTACTTGAGCTACACCTTGGTTGGGCCGGTAGAGGACTTGCTGAAAAGATGAAAGTTATGCTCGAAGAGCAAGCTCAAATGCACGAGCTAAAAGACTTTATCTATGCTGTTTATAAAACTGATGAAGTTAAAGAATGGCTAAAGAAAGCAAGTGATGCGGATGTTAAGAGAGTTGCTGATCAACTTTCTACAGGTGTTCGTTTCTCTACTAAAGTATTTGACGGTGCTTCTGAAGAGAATATCCGTGAGATGCTTTCACTTGGTGACCTTGATGAAAGTGGTAAAACAACACTTTTTGACGGAATCACTGGTGATGCGTTCGCTGAAGATGTAACTGTAGGTATCATGTACATGCTTAAGCTACACCACCTTGTAGATGAAAAACTTCACGCTCGTTCTACAGGACCTTACTCACTCGTAACTCAGCAACCACTTGGTGGTAAGGCTCAGTTCGGTGGTCAGCGTCTTGGAGAGATGGAAGTTTGGGCCCTAGAAGCTTATGGTGCGGCTTATACGTTACAAGAGTTCCTAACTGTTAAGTCTGATGATGTTATCGGTAGAACTAGAATGTATGAGTCTATCGTTAAAGGTGAGCAAGTTCTTGAACCAGGACTTCCTGAATCATTTAACGTTCTTATCAGAGAGCTTCAAGCTCTTTGTCTTGACGTTAAGCTTGAGGAAAGTACTGAAGAAGAATCTTTCCGTTAATAATTACAGCCTGAACCTTGAGGTTCAGGCTATTTAAAAATACAGAGGCCGAAAGATGAAAGACCTTTTGAACTTTTTTGACAAACCAAAAGATCCAATTAGCGTAGATGCGATTTCAATCAAATTAGCATCACCTGACACGATTCGTGAGTGGTCATTTGGTGAAGTAAAGAAACCAGAAACTATTAACTACAGAACGTTTAAACCTGAAAGAGACGGTCTTTTCTGTGCGAAGATTTTCGGACCAGTAAAAGATTACGAATGTATCTGTGGTAAGTATAAGAGAATGAAGCACAGAGGTGTTGTTTGTGAAAAGTGTGGTGTTGAAGTTACACTTTCTAAAGTACGTCGTGAAAGATGTGGACACATTGAACTTGCTTCTCCAGTTGCGCATATTTGGTTCTTGAGATCACTTCCATCAAGACTTGGTGCACTTCTAAATCTTACTCTTAAAGAACTTGAAAAGGTTCTTTACTATGAAGCTTACTGTGTAACTTCATCTGCAACTGCTGACCTTGAGGGTGGGCTAGAAGTCGGTAGAGTAATCTCTGAGCAACAATACTACGAGCTTAAGTCTCAAGGTATTGAGTTCGAAGCTGGAATGGGTGGTGAGACTGTTAAGGAAATGCTGAGAAAGCTTGACCTTGATCAGACAAACAAAGAACTCAGAAGAGGTCTAGCTCAAGCTACGACTGAAATGGCGAGAACTAAAATTGTTAAGAGACTTAAAGTTATCGAATCAATTTTAAAGTCAGAAAATAAGCCTGAGTGGTTCATGATGGACGTAATTCCTGTTCTTCCACCAGATTTAAGACCTCTAGTTCCACTAGAAGCTGGTCGCTTCGCGACTTCAGATCTTAACGATCTATACAGACGTGTTATTAACAGAAACAACCGTCTAAAGAGACTTAAAGAACTTAACGCTCCTGAAATCATTATCAGAAACGAGAAGAGAATGCTTCAAGAAGCAGTTGATGCTCTTTTTGATAACGGTAGAAGAGGGAAAGTCTTTACAGGTGCTAACAAGCGTCCACTCAGATCTCTTTCTGACATGCTTAAAGGTAAGCAAGGTCGTTTCCGTCAAAACCTTCTTGGTAAGCGTGTTGACTACTCTGGACGTTCTGTAATTGTTGTTGGTCCTTCTTTAAGACTACACCAATGTGGTCTTCCTAAGCTAATGGCCCTTGAGCTTTTCAAGCCATTTATTTACAACAAACTTATTGAGAAAGGTCACTGTACAACTATTAAAGTTGCTAAAAGAATGGTTGATCAGCAAAAAGAAGAAGTATGGTCAATTCTTGAAGAAGTTGTTCAAGAACACCCAGTTCTTCTTAACCGTGCACCTACTCTTCACAGACTTGGTATTCAAGCTTTTGAACCAGTTCTTATTGAAGGGAAAGCTATCCGTCTTCACCCACTTGTATGCACAGCCTTCAACGCTGACTTCGATGGTGACCAGATGGCAGTTCACGTTCCTCTTTCAATTGAAGCACAAATTGAATGTCGTATTCTTGCAATGTCGACGAACAATATTCTATCTCCAAAAGATGGTACGCCAATTATCGTTCCTTCACAGGATATCGTTCTAGGTCTTTACTACATGACAAGACTTAGACCATATGCTCGTGGTTATGGAAAAGTTTTCTCTTCTAAAGAAGAAGCTCAATTTGCGTTCCACTCAGGAAACCTTCACCTTCAAGCACCTATTAAGGTTCGTTTAGAAGGGAAGCTAGTAGAAACAACTGTTGGTAGAACATTCGTTTACGATGTTATTCCAACTTGTCTTCACTTTGATGACGTTAACAAAGTTCTTGGTAAGAAAGAGCTTGGTAAGTTAATTGATAAGGCATACCGTGTTGGTACTGAAAAAGACACAGTTCTTCTTGCAGATGCAATCATGAGCCTAGGTTATCAGTATGCCACTAAAGCAGGTATCTCGATTAACGTTAACGACATGACAATTCCAAAAGAGAAAAAAGGTATTCTTGACGAAGCTTACGCTGAAGTTTCTCAGATTACTGAAGAGTATAACGAAGGTTCGATCACTAATGGTGAAAGATACAACAAGGTTGTCGATGTTTGGTCACAAACTTCTGAAAAACTTGTTAAGGTTATGCTTGATAGGATCTCACAAGATACATTTACTTCAGATATCGATGGAGAAGAGCCTGTTCAAGCTCCTTCATTCAACGCTCTCTACATGATGGCAAACTCTGGAGCCAGGGGTTCTACTCAGCAGATGAGACAGCTTGCGGCCATGCGTGGTCTTATGGCGAAACCATCTGGTGAAATTATTGAAACACCAATTACAAATAACTTCCGTGAAGGTCTTTCAGCTCTTCAGTACTTCACGTCTACACACGGTGCCCGTAAAGGTCTAGCTGATACGGCCCTGAAAACAGCTAACTCTGGTTATCTGACAAGACGTCTAGTTGATGTTGCCCAAGATGGTATCATTAGAACTGAAGACTGTGGAACTCAAGATGGAATCGTTCTTCAATCACGTGTTGAAGGTGGTGAGATCGTTGAGCACGTTGCTGAAAGAGCAATGGGTCGTGTTACTGCAGCTGCTGTACGTGACTTTGAAGCTAAAGAAGTTCTTCCTGCTGGATACCTTCTTACTGAAAAAGACCTAGAGCTTCTTAAAGAAAAAGAAGTTGACCAGATTAAGGTTAGATCTGTTCTTACTTGTAACGAGAAACACGGTTTCTGTGCTGCATGTTTTGGACGTGACCTTGCTCGCGGTACAATGGTTAGTATTGGTGAAACTGTTGGTGTTATTGCTGCTCAGTCGATTGGTGAGCCAGGTACACAGCTTACAATGCGTACATTCCACGTTGGGGGTACTGCGACAGCTGGTGCACAGGTTAACAAGTCTACTGTTAGAGCTGCTGGTAAGATCGTTTTCAACAACGTATCTGTTGCCGAGACTCCAAACGGTCGAATTATTATGAATAAGACTGGGGAAATTGTTGTTAAAGACGCTCGTGGCGTTGATAAAGAGAAATTCCCAGCAGTTTATGGTGCGAAACTTCACTTTGTAGAAGGTCAAGAAATTAACGTTGGTGATACTCTTCTAGAGTGGGACCCGTTCTCTATGCCGCTACTTACAGAAGTACAAGGTTTCGTAAAATTTGAAGACCTAGTTGTTGGTGCAACTATTTCTGAGCAAACAGATGCTGTTACAGGTCTTACTCAGAGAGTTGTTATCGAAACTAAGGACCCTTCACTACAACCAAGAATTTCTATTGTTGATGCTGATGGAAACCCAATCATTGTACCAGGTACTAAGAGACATGCTTCTTACCGTCTACAAGTTGGTGCTAACATCATCGTTAACGAAGGTGATGAAGTTGAAGTTGGTGGTGTGCTTTCTAAGGTTGCACGTGAATCGACTAAGACAAAAGATATTACCGGGGGTCTTCCAAGGGTTGCCGAGCTTTTCGAAGCAAGAAAGCCTACTAACGCTGCTCAGATTTCTGACGTTTCAGGGACAATCGAATTTGGACCAGAGGTACGTGGGAATAGAAGAATCATCGTTAGACCTGAAGATGGACAAGAGCCTGTTACTTACACAGTACCTAAGGGTCGCTATGTAATCGTTAACGAAGGTGACTACATTAGAGCTGGTGAAGCGATTATGGATGGTCCATCTAACCCACACGATATTCTACGTGTTCTTGGTATTAAAGAACTTGCGAAGTATATCGTAGATGAAATTCAAGAAGTTTACCGTCTTCAAGGTGTTAATATCGACGATAAGCACATCGAGGTAATTGTATCTCAAATGCTTAAGAAAGTTGAAATTATGGACGCTGGAGACACTAGCTTTGTTGTTGGGGACTCTGTTACTAAATCTGAGTTCCTTGATGAAAACGAAAGACTTGTTGCTGAAGGTTTCGAGCCAGCTCAAGGTAGACCAATGCTACTTGGTATTACTAAAGCTGCTCTTACAACGGATTCATTCCTATCAGCTGCCTCTTTCCAAGAGACAACAAAAGTTCTTACTCAAGCTACGCTTGAGGGTAAACAAGACTTCCTTAGAGGGCTTAAAGAAAACGTTCTTATGGGTCGCCTAATTCCAGCAGGTTCTGGTATCTCTAAATATAGAGACTTTGAAGCTGCGGTTGAGGAAGATGTAGTAGATTCTACTGAAGAAACTGCTACACTAATGGTTTAAAAAACTTGTGTTGGCCAGAATGATGTGATACATCATTCTGGCTTTTTTTATTGTAAGGTATAAAAGCTAGAAGCAGAAAATTTGTTAGAAGGAGTGGTAGAATGCCTACTATTAACCAATTGATTAGAAAAGGGAGACAGGACAAGTGGTCCAAAACAAAGTCTCCAGCACTAAAAGCTTGCCCTCAAAGAAGGGGAGTTTGTACAAGAGTTTATACAACTACACCAAAGAAACCAAACTCAGCGATGAGAAAGGTTTGTAGAGTAAGGCTTACTTCTGGTTTTGAAGTAACTTCTTATATCGGTGGTGAAGGTCACAACCTGCAAGAACACTCTATCGTATTGATTAGAGGTGGAAGGGTTAAGGACTTACCAGGGGTACGTTACCACACTGTTCGTGGTGCACTAGATGCAACTGGAGTTGATAAAAGAGGTCAGAGACGTTCTAAATACGGGGCGAAGAAACCTAAGAAGTAATCGTTAATTTTAACTAAAAGCACTTTCTTGACTGCTTAATCAGCTTGGTCAAGAGAGAGTAAACCGAAAGGTTGAAGAGAGGACAATATGAGTAGAAAACATAGAGCCCAACCAAGACTAGTACTACCGGATCCAGTTTATCAAGACGTTGTCGTTGCGAAATGTATCAACGCTCTTATGAAAGATGGAAAGAGATCAACTGCAGAAAGAATCTTCTACGGTGCACTTGCTCTTGTTGAGAAAAAAACTGGTGAAGAGCCACTTAAAGTATTTAAGAAAGCTCTTTCTAACATCAAACCTGCTGTTGAGGTTAAATCAAGAAGAATCGGTGGGGCGACTTACCAGATTCCTGTTGAAGTAAACCCAAAAAGAAGACAATCACTTGCACTTAGATGGCTAAGAGACTATGCGAGAGCTAGAAACGGTAAGACAATGATCGACAGACTTGCTGACGAACTTATCGATGCTTCTCAAAATAGAGGTGCGGCTGTTAAGAAGCGTGAGGATGTTTACAAGATGGCTGAAGCTAACAAAGCTTTTGCTCACCTTAAATGGTAATTTAACTTTCTAGCTTTTTATACTTTGCAAAAAGGGCTTCTCAAGGTTATATCCTTTGGAAGCCCTTTTCTTATTAGATAAACGTCAAAGGAATGAAAATTCATGAGTTCAGATCGTATTTCTAAGATTCGTAACATTGGAATCATGGCCCACATTGATGCCGGAAAAACGACAACTACAGAGCGTATTCTTTACTATACAGGAAAAAGTCACAAGATCGGTGAAGTTCACGATGGTGCGGCAACAATGGACTGGATGGTACAAGAGCAGGAGCGTGGGATTACGATCACGTCTGCTGCAACAACTTGTCATTGGAAAAAAATTGAAATTAACATTATCGATACTCCTGGTCACGTTGACTTCACAATTGAAGTTGAGAGGGCCTTAAGAGTTTTAGATGGTGCAGTAGGTGTCTTTGACGCCGTATCTGGTGTTGAACCTCAGTCTGAAACAGTATGGGGTCAAGCAGATAAATATAAGGTTCCAAGAATTGCTTTCGTTAATAAGATGGATCGTATTGGAGCCGACTTTGAAAACTGTGTTACAGAGATTCGTGAGAAGCTTGGTAAAACAGCATATCCAATTCAGATTCCGATTGGAAAAGAAGATGAGTTTGAAGGAGCTATTGATCTTGTATCAATGAAGGCCATTAAATTTTCTTCAGACGACCTTGGTGCAACTGTTGTGTTGGAAGATATTCCAGCAGCTCTTCAGGATGATGCTGAGATCGCCAGAACTGAGCTTCTAGATGCTTTATCAAATTATAATGATGAGCTTATGGAAGCAATTTTGATGGAAGAAGAGATCTCTGAGGAGACAATTAAGAGTGTCCTGAGAGCTGCCGTTATTTCTGAAGAATTTGTTCCTGTAGTGTGTGGTTCTGCATTTAAAAATAAAGGTGTCCAACCACTTCTAGATGCAATTGTTGATTACCTTCCTTCTCCAATTGATAGGGGTGAAGTTTTTGGTCACAGTGCTAAGGATACAACTAAAGAAGATTCTAGAAAGCCAGATGAGTCTGAGCTCTTTTCTGGAATTGCCTTTAAGATTGCAACAGATCCATTTGTTGGGTCTCTGACATTTTTTAGAATTTACTCAGGTGAACTTAAGTCTGGTCAACAGGTTTACAATTCACTCAAGGGTAAGAAAGAAAGAATCAATAAAATTTTAAGATTACATGCTGATAAGAGGCAAGAACTTCAGAGTGCAAAAGCTGGAGATATCGTGGCTCTTTCAGGGTTAAAATATACTGTTACAGGCGAGACACTATGTGCTGACCATAAGCCAATCGTTTACGATCTTATGGAATTCCCTGAAACAGTGATCTCTATTGCTATTGAGCCTAAGACTACAGCCGATGAGAAGAAGTTGATGCAGGCGCTAGGGCACTTAGAGTTAGAAGATCCATCTTTTAATTATCAGCACAACAAAGAAACTGGTCAGCTACTTATTTTTGGAATGGGTGAGCTTCACCTTGAAATTATTGTAGACCGCTTAGAGAGAGAATTCAAAGTTGGTATTCAGGTAGGTAAGCCGCAGGTTTCATATAGAGAGAGTATCGGTTCATCTGCAACAGCTAGTGCGACATTCAACAAAGAACATGGTGGGAAGGTTATTTTTGGTAACTGTACAATCAAAGTTGAACAAACTGATAATCAGTCTGGTGTTGAATTTGTTAGTGAGCTTAAAAAGAATGCCCTTCCACAAGATTTTGTTAATGCAATATCAAAAAGTATTGTTGATACATCATTTGGTGGTGGACTTGCTGGTTATCCATTTATTAAGATTAAGGCGACTTTAGTTGATGCTGAGAGTAACGAAGTTGAAGGCGACGAAGTAGCCTATTCAATTGCAGCATCACAAGCT
It includes:
- the rpoC gene encoding DNA-directed RNA polymerase subunit beta', whose protein sequence is MKDLLNFFDKPKDPISVDAISIKLASPDTIREWSFGEVKKPETINYRTFKPERDGLFCAKIFGPVKDYECICGKYKRMKHRGVVCEKCGVEVTLSKVRRERCGHIELASPVAHIWFLRSLPSRLGALLNLTLKELEKVLYYEAYCVTSSATADLEGGLEVGRVISEQQYYELKSQGIEFEAGMGGETVKEMLRKLDLDQTNKELRRGLAQATTEMARTKIVKRLKVIESILKSENKPEWFMMDVIPVLPPDLRPLVPLEAGRFATSDLNDLYRRVINRNNRLKRLKELNAPEIIIRNEKRMLQEAVDALFDNGRRGKVFTGANKRPLRSLSDMLKGKQGRFRQNLLGKRVDYSGRSVIVVGPSLRLHQCGLPKLMALELFKPFIYNKLIEKGHCTTIKVAKRMVDQQKEEVWSILEEVVQEHPVLLNRAPTLHRLGIQAFEPVLIEGKAIRLHPLVCTAFNADFDGDQMAVHVPLSIEAQIECRILAMSTNNILSPKDGTPIIVPSQDIVLGLYYMTRLRPYARGYGKVFSSKEEAQFAFHSGNLHLQAPIKVRLEGKLVETTVGRTFVYDVIPTCLHFDDVNKVLGKKELGKLIDKAYRVGTEKDTVLLADAIMSLGYQYATKAGISINVNDMTIPKEKKGILDEAYAEVSQITEEYNEGSITNGERYNKVVDVWSQTSEKLVKVMLDRISQDTFTSDIDGEEPVQAPSFNALYMMANSGARGSTQQMRQLAAMRGLMAKPSGEIIETPITNNFREGLSALQYFTSTHGARKGLADTALKTANSGYLTRRLVDVAQDGIIRTEDCGTQDGIVLQSRVEGGEIVEHVAERAMGRVTAAAVRDFEAKEVLPAGYLLTEKDLELLKEKEVDQIKVRSVLTCNEKHGFCAACFGRDLARGTMVSIGETVGVIAAQSIGEPGTQLTMRTFHVGGTATAGAQVNKSTVRAAGKIVFNNVSVAETPNGRIIMNKTGEIVVKDARGVDKEKFPAVYGAKLHFVEGQEINVGDTLLEWDPFSMPLLTEVQGFVKFEDLVVGATISEQTDAVTGLTQRVVIETKDPSLQPRISIVDADGNPIIVPGTKRHASYRLQVGANIIVNEGDEVEVGGVLSKVARESTKTKDITGGLPRVAELFEARKPTNAAQISDVSGTIEFGPEVRGNRRIIVRPEDGQEPVTYTVPKGRYVIVNEGDYIRAGEAIMDGPSNPHDILRVLGIKELAKYIVDEIQEVYRLQGVNIDDKHIEVIVSQMLKKVEIMDAGDTSFVVGDSVTKSEFLDENERLVAEGFEPAQGRPMLLGITKAALTTDSFLSAASFQETTKVLTQATLEGKQDFLRGLKENVLMGRLIPAGSGISKYRDFEAAVEEDVVDSTEETATLMV
- the rpsL gene encoding 30S ribosomal protein S12, translated to MPTINQLIRKGRQDKWSKTKSPALKACPQRRGVCTRVYTTTPKKPNSAMRKVCRVRLTSGFEVTSYIGGEGHNLQEHSIVLIRGGRVKDLPGVRYHTVRGALDATGVDKRGQRRSKYGAKKPKK
- the rpsG gene encoding 30S ribosomal protein S7 — translated: MSRKHRAQPRLVLPDPVYQDVVVAKCINALMKDGKRSTAERIFYGALALVEKKTGEEPLKVFKKALSNIKPAVEVKSRRIGGATYQIPVEVNPKRRQSLALRWLRDYARARNGKTMIDRLADELIDASQNRGAAVKKREDVYKMAEANKAFAHLKW
- the fusA gene encoding elongation factor G, whose amino-acid sequence is MSSDRISKIRNIGIMAHIDAGKTTTTERILYYTGKSHKIGEVHDGAATMDWMVQEQERGITITSAATTCHWKKIEINIIDTPGHVDFTIEVERALRVLDGAVGVFDAVSGVEPQSETVWGQADKYKVPRIAFVNKMDRIGADFENCVTEIREKLGKTAYPIQIPIGKEDEFEGAIDLVSMKAIKFSSDDLGATVVLEDIPAALQDDAEIARTELLDALSNYNDELMEAILMEEEISEETIKSVLRAAVISEEFVPVVCGSAFKNKGVQPLLDAIVDYLPSPIDRGEVFGHSAKDTTKEDSRKPDESELFSGIAFKIATDPFVGSLTFFRIYSGELKSGQQVYNSLKGKKERINKILRLHADKRQELQSAKAGDIVALSGLKYTVTGETLCADHKPIVYDLMEFPETVISIAIEPKTTADEKKLMQALGHLELEDPSFNYQHNKETGQLLIFGMGELHLEIIVDRLEREFKVGIQVGKPQVSYRESIGSSATASATFNKEHGGKVIFGNCTIKVEQTDNQSGVEFVSELKKNALPQDFVNAISKSIVDTSFGGGLAGYPFIKIKATLVDAESNEVEGDEVAYSIAASQAFREACKKAGINLLEPKMAVEVITPVDYTGDVISDINMKRGKILSMGAKQNKEVLNAEVPLSEMFGYSTDLRSKSQGRASFTMNFDKYEEIPMDLAKTILEKRGIYI